A section of the Candidatus Sysuiplasma acidicola genome encodes:
- a CDS encoding NAD(P)H-dependent oxidoreductase translates to MKEIKIAGFGGSLRKGSFNRMLLGAASSLMPEGSTLEIAEIYDIPLFNQDLESNIPLPVAEFKRKISQADGVLISTPEYNYSVPGVLKNVIDWGSRPYGQNCFDGKHVALISSGGRLGGARAQYSLRQSFVFLNMRPVNMPEVFISNPADKFDEKGNLKDEDIKATIRTLLQKLVDACRQ, encoded by the coding sequence ATGAAAGAAATAAAGATTGCGGGTTTCGGCGGAAGCCTCAGAAAAGGATCGTTCAACAGGATGCTTCTCGGAGCGGCGTCGAGTCTGATGCCGGAAGGATCCACGCTGGAAATAGCCGAGATCTATGACATACCTCTGTTCAACCAGGATCTGGAGTCAAATATACCTCTGCCGGTTGCTGAATTCAAGCGAAAGATATCCCAGGCCGACGGCGTGCTGATAAGCACGCCTGAGTACAACTACTCCGTCCCTGGCGTCCTGAAGAACGTCATAGACTGGGGCTCGAGACCGTACGGGCAGAACTGCTTTGACGGCAAGCATGTGGCACTCATTAGTTCCGGAGGCAGACTAGGCGGCGCGCGGGCACAATACAGTCTGAGACAGTCATTCGTTTTTCTGAACATGAGGCCGGTAAACATGCCCGAAGTGTTCATTTCCAATCCTGCAGATAAGTTTGATGAAAAAGGCAATCTGAAAGATGAAGACATCAAGGCGACAATAAGGACATTGCTGCAGAAACTGGTCGACGCGTGCAGACAATGA
- the tpiA gene encoding triose-phosphate isomerase gives MQLSSMKGKRYLIINLKGYEEAFGSRSVEIGRIAKGASEEYGVSVVVCPPVPWLSQVAETGAETFAQHCDPYKPGAFTGFTSPEMIKATGATGILMNHTEHKLRLHEVEFLVENCRRTGMNATVCADTVYTVAAISALEPDIVAIEPPELIGTGISVSTAKPEIITRAIESVRKINREVPVIAGAGISSEQDVRRSIELGASGALVASAIVKSGSQRELIYRMAAELSG, from the coding sequence ATGCAACTGAGTTCCATGAAGGGCAAGCGCTACCTGATAATAAATCTCAAAGGATACGAGGAGGCATTCGGCAGCCGTTCTGTAGAGATAGGCAGGATTGCCAAAGGTGCATCGGAGGAGTATGGTGTTTCCGTCGTTGTCTGTCCGCCAGTTCCGTGGCTTTCGCAAGTGGCTGAAACGGGTGCCGAGACGTTTGCGCAGCACTGCGACCCGTACAAACCCGGAGCGTTTACGGGCTTCACTTCTCCTGAGATGATTAAAGCAACCGGAGCGACTGGCATTCTGATGAACCACACTGAGCACAAGCTGAGACTGCATGAAGTAGAATTCCTTGTGGAGAACTGCCGGAGAACCGGTATGAACGCAACTGTCTGTGCAGATACAGTCTACACAGTCGCGGCGATAAGCGCGCTCGAGCCGGACATCGTCGCAATAGAGCCGCCGGAACTCATCGGCACAGGTATATCCGTTTCGACCGCCAAACCCGAAATAATAACACGGGCAATCGAATCGGTGAGGAAGATCAACAGAGAAGTGCCGGTAATCGCAGGAGCTGGTATATCCAGCGAACAGGACGTGAGGCGCTCCATCGAGCTCGGGGCTAGCGGAGCGCTGGTAGCATCCGCCATTGTCAAATCCGGTTCGCAACGGGAACTCATTTACAGAATGGCGGCCGAATTATCAGGATAG
- a CDS encoding aldehyde dehydrogenase family protein, whose protein sequence is MKLELNDFFSEIYESGKDGIPNFKIYSGGKWHFPESGEFTDVMSPIDNSVIARISAASEIDADRVLNDAYKAKSLIRRMPAIERMGAMTKASRIVEENFAVLQDSIVLNNGKTLADASGEINATMHRLSLTFEEARKIFGDYIPGDWAEENIGKYALIIREPVGLVLAISPFNYPLFITYTKVIPALLAGNSVIVKPPSVDPIPAILMAKIMEEAGLPSGSVSIITGKGALGSYMAESPVVDVVTFTGSTEVGKNLTKISGIKKIHLELGGKGAAIILNDADIPSAASKTLAGSLKNAGQRCDAISRVLVQREVYQKFCGLLAEGIRTWTVGDPRDKNTKIGPLINRSAVEHVLGLITDAVDKGAQVVHGGKSEGNFMEPTLILDVPLDARIMWEETFGPVIPVHQFDTVDESIEIANRSEYGLDSAVFTKDLNSAWKVSKRLEVGEVTVNSFPAHGVGFFPFGGVKESGLGREGIGYSIDEFTNMKTIVFDTAGGRIWQSEEESRELLTNSRRTR, encoded by the coding sequence ATGAAACTGGAACTGAATGATTTCTTCAGTGAAATCTACGAAAGTGGTAAAGACGGAATACCGAATTTCAAGATATATTCGGGCGGGAAATGGCATTTTCCCGAATCAGGTGAGTTTACTGATGTGATGAGTCCTATCGACAACAGCGTCATAGCTCGAATTTCTGCAGCTTCTGAAATAGATGCTGACAGGGTGCTCAATGACGCATATAAGGCAAAATCTCTGATACGCAGGATGCCTGCAATAGAACGCATGGGTGCAATGACCAAGGCTTCCAGGATCGTGGAAGAGAATTTTGCAGTTCTCCAGGATTCTATCGTCCTCAATAACGGAAAGACACTTGCCGATGCAAGCGGTGAAATAAATGCGACTATGCACAGGCTCTCCCTGACGTTCGAAGAGGCTCGCAAGATATTCGGCGACTACATACCGGGAGACTGGGCTGAAGAGAATATAGGCAAATACGCGCTGATAATCAGGGAACCGGTCGGTTTGGTTCTGGCCATCTCGCCGTTCAACTACCCGCTCTTCATAACATACACAAAAGTCATTCCAGCTCTTCTTGCAGGCAATTCGGTAATTGTGAAACCGCCGAGCGTTGATCCTATCCCGGCTATTCTGATGGCCAAGATCATGGAGGAGGCCGGACTGCCTTCCGGGTCAGTAAGCATCATCACCGGCAAGGGCGCGCTGGGAAGTTACATGGCCGAGAGTCCGGTCGTCGATGTAGTCACTTTTACTGGCAGCACAGAAGTCGGTAAGAATCTGACGAAGATATCCGGCATAAAGAAAATACACCTGGAGCTAGGCGGAAAGGGTGCCGCCATAATACTCAATGATGCCGATATTCCCTCCGCGGCTTCAAAAACACTTGCAGGATCGCTGAAGAATGCCGGTCAGCGGTGCGATGCCATAAGCCGTGTCCTCGTGCAGCGCGAGGTGTACCAGAAATTCTGCGGGCTGCTTGCTGAAGGGATACGGACATGGACAGTAGGCGATCCTAGGGACAAGAATACGAAGATAGGTCCTCTGATAAACAGGAGTGCCGTTGAGCATGTGCTTGGCCTGATAACCGATGCGGTGGACAAGGGTGCACAGGTCGTTCACGGCGGCAAGAGCGAAGGCAACTTCATGGAACCCACGCTCATACTCGACGTGCCGCTCGACGCACGGATCATGTGGGAAGAAACATTCGGCCCTGTCATACCTGTGCATCAGTTTGATACTGTGGACGAGTCGATTGAGATAGCAAACAGATCGGAGTACGGCCTGGACTCCGCCGTTTTCACAAAGGACCTTAACTCCGCATGGAAGGTGTCCAAGCGGCTTGAGGTCGGTGAAGTGACTGTCAACAGTTTCCCTGCCCACGGCGTGGGTTTCTTCCCGTTCGGCGGCGTCAAGGAGAGCGGTCTCGGAAGGGAAGGCATCGGATACAGCATCGATGAATTCACCAACATGAAGACCATAGTGTTCGACACGGCCGGCGGCAGAATATGGCAGTCAGAAGAGGAATCGCGCGAACTGCTCACAAACTCGAGAAGAACCAGGTGA
- a CDS encoding glycerophosphodiester phosphodiesterase, translating into MSEVSSFVSYSGNRTSPFVIGHRGAAGHAPENTLSSFSLAIEMGADAVEFDIHQTADNRIVVIHDEALDRTTDGEGMVMSTTLGDIKKLDAGSWFGEKFSGERIPTLEETLTHICGGAIALVEVKHGTDFYPHIEENIIKTVSGKKEWLRKAIFISFDPSVIAKLKELNREITVGLLTLDPPEEYLEIAKEFGASALFPRWEKMKPDSVKLVHEEGCTVHPWVMDKEEDINRVLEMRPDSLSSNFPDRLLTAVRSR; encoded by the coding sequence ATGAGCGAAGTAAGCAGTTTTGTCTCGTATTCTGGAAACAGAACCAGCCCCTTTGTCATCGGCCACAGAGGAGCGGCAGGTCATGCGCCTGAAAACACACTGTCGTCATTTTCGCTCGCAATAGAAATGGGAGCCGATGCGGTTGAGTTTGACATCCATCAGACAGCCGATAACAGAATAGTCGTGATTCATGACGAGGCGCTCGATCGGACGACAGACGGCGAAGGAATGGTCATGTCGACAACGTTAGGGGACATAAAGAAGCTGGATGCCGGAAGCTGGTTCGGCGAAAAGTTTTCCGGAGAGAGGATTCCAACGCTTGAAGAGACGCTGACACACATATGCGGAGGCGCCATAGCCCTGGTTGAAGTAAAACACGGTACTGACTTCTACCCTCATATCGAGGAAAACATAATCAAAACCGTTTCCGGGAAAAAGGAATGGCTGAGGAAGGCAATTTTCATTTCATTCGATCCTTCAGTAATAGCGAAGCTCAAGGAACTCAACCGGGAAATAACGGTAGGTCTGCTGACGCTTGATCCGCCTGAGGAATATCTGGAGATAGCGAAAGAATTCGGAGCCTCTGCTCTATTTCCGCGCTGGGAAAAGATGAAACCGGATTCGGTGAAGCTTGTTCATGAAGAAGGCTGTACCGTTCATCCATGGGTCATGGACAAAGAAGAGGACATAAACAGGGTGCTCGAAATGAGACCGGACAGTCTTTCCTCGAATTTTCCGGATCGGTTGCTGACTGCCGTACGCTCGCGATAA
- a CDS encoding histidine phosphatase family protein — protein MHLFIVRHGEYVRNGSRDPPISASGMKQASEAGVVITQHSRNVRAVYTSPVGRAVMTADIVSGIVGAPRIVLDCLEPEADPDGFIEVLRETADSDVVVVGHLPNLKRIFSLLCSTDNPELPHFECGGVTSLELLQHGEFNFRPEWTLTSDQVGKLSARHSK, from the coding sequence ATGCATTTATTCATTGTGAGACACGGGGAATACGTCAGAAACGGCTCTCGCGATCCGCCAATCTCGGCTTCCGGCATGAAGCAGGCGTCGGAAGCCGGAGTTGTCATAACGCAGCATTCCCGCAATGTGCGTGCAGTATACACCTCCCCGGTCGGAAGAGCTGTCATGACTGCCGACATCGTCTCAGGAATTGTCGGCGCACCGCGCATCGTGCTCGATTGCCTCGAACCGGAGGCGGATCCGGACGGTTTCATCGAAGTGTTGCGTGAAACCGCTGATAGTGACGTCGTAGTTGTGGGCCATCTTCCGAACCTGAAAAGGATATTTTCGCTTCTGTGCTCCACTGACAACCCCGAACTGCCGCATTTCGAGTGCGGAGGAGTAACCTCCCTGGAACTGCTGCAGCATGGAGAATTCAACTTCAGACCGGAGTGGACGCTGACATCCGATCAGGTGGGCAAACTTTCCGCGCGCCATTCAAAATAG
- a CDS encoding citrate synthase gives MEISNGLEDIYIKNTALTSIDGEKGILRYRGYDIKDLVEKCSYEEVSFLMLFGELPDRRKLAEFTSSVQKGYVLPEFTRRVISALPEDADALSVFETAFASLSCGEDGFVWSRENVALKAPEALGRASAVVAAAYRHMAGKELKLPEPTESYARSFLQACFDGAVDKRAVTVMNRALVLYADHEVPASTTAAIVSCSTLSDMYSSIAAAIAALKGPLHGGAAEAAYSQFEDIGSPENVDHWFQTNVVEGKRRLMGFGHRVYRTYDPRMAIFKSMAIELSTSVEDRQTLEIAEKLEKLGVERFAPKHIFPNTDFYSGVAFKGIGFPLHMFTALFALSRTVGWIAHMSEYVENGGRIMRPRANYTGPDARVLQPVSHK, from the coding sequence ATGGAAATAAGCAACGGTCTCGAAGACATCTATATCAAGAATACTGCATTGACATCAATCGACGGAGAGAAAGGAATTCTGCGCTACCGCGGCTACGATATAAAGGATCTGGTAGAGAAGTGTTCCTATGAGGAAGTAAGTTTTCTGATGCTGTTCGGCGAACTGCCTGACAGGAGAAAACTCGCAGAGTTCACTTCGTCTGTGCAGAAGGGATATGTGCTCCCTGAGTTCACGAGGCGTGTCATCTCAGCCCTACCTGAAGATGCCGATGCACTGTCCGTGTTCGAAACTGCATTCGCCTCGCTCTCCTGCGGTGAGGACGGCTTTGTCTGGAGCAGGGAGAACGTTGCCCTCAAGGCGCCCGAGGCTCTCGGTCGCGCTTCAGCAGTGGTCGCCGCAGCATACAGGCATATGGCAGGCAAAGAACTGAAGTTGCCGGAGCCGACCGAGAGTTATGCGAGGAGTTTCCTTCAGGCATGTTTTGACGGCGCTGTAGACAAACGGGCCGTGACCGTGATGAACAGGGCACTCGTGCTCTATGCGGACCACGAGGTGCCTGCCTCGACCACTGCAGCCATTGTTTCATGCTCGACGCTTTCCGATATGTATTCTTCCATTGCCGCTGCAATTGCGGCGTTGAAGGGCCCTCTCCACGGCGGTGCGGCGGAGGCAGCATATTCTCAATTCGAGGACATCGGGAGTCCGGAAAACGTGGATCACTGGTTCCAGACAAACGTGGTTGAGGGCAAGAGGCGACTCATGGGTTTCGGACACAGGGTATACAGGACATACGACCCGCGGATGGCCATATTCAAGTCGATGGCAATCGAGCTTTCGACGAGTGTCGAGGACAGGCAGACGCTGGAAATTGCGGAGAAGCTGGAAAAACTGGGCGTGGAACGATTCGCTCCAAAACACATCTTTCCCAACACGGACTTCTATTCAGGTGTCGCATTCAAGGGCATAGGCTTCCCGCTTCACATGTTTACGGCCCTATTCGCTCTTTCGCGTACAGTCGGCTGGATAGCGCACATGTCTGAATATGTGGAAAATGGCGGCCGGATCATGCGCCCCCGTGCAAATTATACGGGACCTGATGCGCGCGTTCTCCAGCCCGTTTCACACAAATGA
- the prpB gene encoding methylisocitrate lyase has protein sequence MSDLLKKRFTVIPGVYSAFTALQAEKAGFDAVYLSGGALTSSMGIPDIGLITLSELSGIVAQIREVTDIPVVVDADTGFGGPVSVWRTVRTLEKAGADAVQLEDQKSPKRCGHLEGKELVTTEEMNEKIRAALAARKNALIIARTDARAVEGMDGAIDRAHSYVENGADIIFPEALLSTSEFSLFSKAVRSPLLANMTEFGKTPLIPASFFREAGYRYVIFPVTTFRAAAKATASALIALKKDGTQKGIMDRMMTRDEQYAVLRYHDYEAMDTSFSSKKHANSGTKNHTGMKVKK, from the coding sequence TTGTCTGACCTTCTGAAGAAGCGATTCACTGTCATTCCAGGCGTATACAGCGCTTTCACCGCTCTTCAGGCGGAGAAAGCCGGTTTTGACGCAGTCTACCTTTCAGGCGGTGCGCTCACCTCTTCCATGGGTATCCCGGACATCGGCCTTATAACGCTCAGTGAACTGAGCGGCATTGTTGCCCAGATCAGAGAGGTGACGGACATACCCGTAGTAGTGGATGCAGACACCGGATTCGGCGGTCCCGTCAGTGTATGGAGGACGGTCAGGACGCTGGAAAAGGCGGGAGCGGACGCCGTGCAGCTGGAAGACCAGAAATCGCCCAAGCGATGCGGCCATCTGGAAGGCAAGGAGCTTGTTACAACAGAAGAGATGAATGAGAAGATAAGGGCGGCGCTTGCCGCCAGGAAAAACGCACTGATCATTGCAAGGACAGATGCAAGAGCGGTCGAAGGCATGGACGGAGCAATCGACAGGGCGCATTCATATGTCGAAAACGGGGCTGACATCATATTCCCTGAAGCGCTGCTCAGCACGTCGGAATTTTCCCTTTTCTCAAAAGCAGTGCGCAGCCCCCTGCTAGCGAATATGACCGAATTCGGCAAAACGCCTCTGATTCCCGCATCGTTCTTCAGAGAGGCAGGCTACAGATACGTGATTTTTCCTGTCACGACATTCCGGGCGGCTGCGAAGGCAACAGCCTCAGCACTCATCGCGCTGAAGAAAGATGGCACTCAGAAGGGTATTATGGACAGGATGATGACCAGGGATGAACAGTATGCAGTCCTCCGGTATCATGACTATGAGGCGATGGATACATCTTTTTCATCAAAAAAGCATGCAAATTCCGGGACAAAAAATCACACTGGAATGAAAGTTAAAAAATAG
- a CDS encoding MmgE/PrpD family protein codes for MNVEEEIASFVCNLSFDDLEEGVIHEVGRRITDSFGVATASIDSPPAAAFHHALDFYKGEAHLIGGGTASADAASFYNSLLIRYLDFNDTYLSREPLHPSDMIGTLLSVGSLFKSDAKSLFTAIAAGYEVGIRLCDSASPRKHGLDHVNFLQIGMAAALSKLLNLDEKQTINVISITTVPHIALRESRVGDLSMWKAGAAANASRNATFAALATLNGFTAPSTPISGKLGLRNVLLPELDVSKLHDIKKADAILRTYIKKYPVEYHAQAAVDAALKIHSKLDGAAISRVEVETYEAGRSILADPEKWAPANRETADHSLPFIVAAALHTGRFWLDTYSLIGDAGVRELMSKVEVVERRDFTESYPGLLPTRIVVHASNGIHQEELSVPHGHYKNPMTDAELDEKFLMLTKDRKLLEKMHLAEKTRVDQLV; via the coding sequence ATGAACGTGGAAGAGGAAATAGCTTCGTTTGTATGCAACCTCAGTTTCGACGACCTGGAGGAAGGCGTGATTCACGAAGTCGGACGCAGAATCACAGACTCTTTCGGTGTTGCAACCGCTTCCATAGACTCGCCGCCTGCCGCTGCTTTTCACCATGCTCTCGACTTCTACAAGGGGGAGGCGCATCTGATAGGAGGCGGCACAGCATCCGCGGACGCCGCATCATTCTATAATTCACTGCTGATCAGGTATCTGGATTTCAACGACACCTATCTTTCCAGGGAACCGTTGCATCCCAGCGACATGATTGGCACACTGCTCTCGGTAGGTTCATTGTTCAAAAGTGATGCAAAGTCTCTCTTCACCGCAATAGCCGCAGGCTATGAAGTGGGAATCAGGTTGTGCGACTCTGCCTCACCAAGGAAGCACGGTCTGGATCATGTTAACTTCCTGCAGATAGGCATGGCGGCAGCTCTTTCTAAACTCCTGAATCTGGATGAAAAGCAGACAATAAATGTAATTTCCATTACAACCGTTCCTCACATTGCGCTTCGGGAAAGCAGAGTCGGAGACCTTTCCATGTGGAAGGCGGGCGCCGCGGCAAACGCCAGTAGGAACGCCACTTTCGCCGCGCTCGCCACGCTGAACGGTTTCACCGCGCCGTCAACGCCCATTTCGGGCAAGCTCGGACTGCGCAATGTGCTCCTTCCCGAACTCGACGTTTCAAAGCTCCACGATATCAAGAAGGCCGATGCGATTCTGAGAACATATATCAAGAAATATCCGGTGGAGTACCACGCGCAGGCCGCCGTGGACGCTGCACTGAAGATTCACTCAAAACTGGACGGTGCTGCAATTTCACGTGTCGAGGTGGAAACATACGAAGCAGGCAGATCAATTCTCGCGGACCCTGAAAAATGGGCACCGGCTAACCGTGAGACCGCCGATCACAGCCTGCCGTTCATAGTCGCGGCAGCCCTGCACACCGGCAGATTCTGGCTCGATACGTATTCGCTGATTGGAGACGCAGGAGTCCGGGAACTGATGAGCAAGGTTGAAGTTGTTGAGAGAAGAGATTTCACGGAATCATATCCCGGCCTTCTTCCCACACGCATCGTCGTGCACGCCTCGAACGGCATTCACCAGGAGGAACTCAGCGTGCCGCACGGTCATTACAAGAATCCGATGACGGATGCAGAGCTGGACGAGAAGTTCCTGATGCTGACGAAAGACAGGAAGCTGCTCGAGAAGATGCATTTAGCTGAAAAAACGAGGGTTGATCAGCTTGTCTGA
- a CDS encoding B12-binding domain-containing radical SAM protein, giving the protein MRTVLVRPSNSRGSLYLTKMGFLPVPVGLLQLAASIRTVAGNRVFIIDMEADKLTMEETVARTLSLKPDLVGITIHATASYNSARQLMLRLKEEKHDLKVIVGGHHATFLPESIIRDGFDIVALGEGDETIRELVSVLESGASSVNVRGIVFRDGDRIIRTAPRPLISDLDSLPLPSLDLVDREKYQIRTFGTNETVVCLETSRGCPYGCDFCSVTPTWGYRRRYKSNARIIAEMEMAKKAGYDWIFFTDDIFILPQNLDQRRKLFSSIADSGPDIRWLAQMRADVIARNPDIIPAAVKSGFRVAAIGVESGSREVLKKMRKSIRASDTVAAIRTLDENGVVVLLSFMIGAPYERFMDMLSTVRLAVRLAGSGADVVQFTIYTPLPGTAIFRQALEEDTIFTLDWDRFDFLTPVMKTMVHPSVIQAIQYFALYSFYLRRYLATGGGRSGLAWPKSDLLPTAIRFILSDKSDYVRDALALPGELIRTALLYTSLSGSRPDEHARVEMLSESDAPIYAGRNRRQVRRQEAQAGSGTSSAASQLIADQKVAYIHH; this is encoded by the coding sequence ATGAGGACAGTATTGGTAAGGCCCTCTAATTCAAGGGGCAGTCTCTATCTGACGAAGATGGGTTTTCTGCCGGTACCGGTTGGCCTGCTGCAGCTTGCCGCCTCGATACGCACGGTGGCAGGCAACCGGGTTTTCATCATCGACATGGAAGCGGACAAGCTCACAATGGAGGAGACGGTCGCCAGAACGCTTTCGCTCAAGCCGGATCTTGTGGGCATTACCATCCATGCCACTGCGTCATACAACAGCGCAAGACAGCTAATGCTCAGGCTGAAAGAGGAAAAACATGATCTGAAGGTTATTGTCGGCGGGCATCATGCAACATTCCTTCCCGAAAGCATTATCCGGGACGGCTTCGACATTGTCGCCCTCGGCGAAGGAGACGAAACAATCAGGGAATTGGTGTCGGTCCTGGAGTCAGGTGCCTCCTCTGTAAATGTCCGCGGCATCGTCTTTCGTGACGGAGACCGGATCATCAGAACGGCACCGAGGCCGCTCATCTCCGATCTGGACAGTCTGCCTCTTCCCTCGCTCGATCTCGTGGACAGGGAAAAATACCAGATCAGGACATTCGGCACGAACGAGACGGTTGTGTGTCTCGAAACATCTCGCGGCTGCCCCTATGGCTGTGATTTCTGTTCCGTCACTCCAACATGGGGATACAGGAGGCGCTACAAATCCAACGCGAGGATAATTGCCGAAATGGAGATGGCGAAGAAAGCTGGATACGACTGGATATTTTTCACCGACGATATTTTCATTCTGCCGCAGAATCTGGATCAGAGGAGAAAACTCTTTTCTTCAATAGCCGACAGCGGCCCGGATATACGGTGGTTAGCACAGATGCGGGCAGATGTCATTGCACGCAACCCCGACATCATACCGGCTGCCGTGAAATCCGGATTTCGCGTCGCCGCAATCGGTGTGGAATCCGGGAGCAGGGAAGTGCTGAAGAAGATGCGCAAGAGCATACGTGCCTCGGACACGGTAGCCGCAATTAGAACACTCGATGAAAACGGCGTCGTAGTGCTGCTGAGTTTCATGATAGGCGCCCCGTACGAACGGTTCATGGACATGCTCTCTACGGTCAGGCTTGCAGTAAGGCTGGCAGGATCGGGTGCAGATGTCGTACAGTTCACCATATACACGCCTCTCCCGGGGACTGCAATATTCAGGCAGGCGCTCGAGGAGGATACCATTTTCACTCTGGACTGGGACCGGTTTGATTTTCTCACACCCGTAATGAAGACAATGGTTCATCCGTCCGTCATTCAGGCGATTCAGTATTTCGCTCTTTACTCCTTCTACTTACGCCGTTATCTCGCTACGGGCGGAGGCCGCAGCGGACTTGCGTGGCCGAAGAGCGATCTGCTGCCCACTGCAATACGTTTCATACTGTCCGATAAGTCTGATTATGTAAGGGACGCGCTGGCTCTGCCCGGTGAACTCATACGCACCGCTCTGCTGTACACTTCGCTCTCCGGAAGCAGGCCGGACGAGCATGCAAGGGTGGAGATGCTGTCAGAAAGCGATGCACCCATATACGCCGGCCGGAACCGGCGCCAGGTGCGCAGGCAGGAAGCACAGGCTGGATCCGGGACATCATCCGCTGCATCGCAATTGATTGCCGACCAGAAAGTCGCTTACATTCACCACTGA
- a CDS encoding amino acid permease encodes MAAGKITMSQAMFIGLGNIIGAGIFVLAGTAIHIAGPGALLAFIITATLATTVALNSAELSSKVVAHGGLYSFVRTTMGDAMGFIVGWLRAISYAIAAAAVSLGFSSYVGVLLHTENFLIPISIILIVAVAFVDYAGLRLVARIEQYLVFITVGGLAAFIVASLFYGSWKASSFTPLLPGGFSGLIVAASLAFFAYSGFNTIATLTPEVEDGQRNVPRAIIISLLISTVLYILVVAGMLAMMPWTLYGITANPLSNAIQYSHAPQLLNYVVSGVAIIATLTVTMSLVVAGSRTLLQMAEDGMLPSWVAGRHADSPRRGVLVICMLAVLSLFIGNLKYIALASNFGVVFSYALTGLAVVILRRRGVGGAFESPFYPALQVVSVVLSFVVMAALGEQALYLGTLMILSGVITYGFVRGRASHRSMDEGT; translated from the coding sequence ATGGCAGCCGGAAAAATAACGATGTCGCAGGCGATGTTTATCGGCCTCGGAAATATAATAGGCGCAGGCATATTCGTTCTTGCAGGAACAGCCATACACATTGCCGGACCCGGAGCCCTTCTGGCATTCATCATCACGGCGACACTGGCCACCACTGTTGCATTGAACAGCGCCGAGCTATCATCGAAGGTCGTGGCACACGGAGGACTCTATTCCTTTGTCCGGACAACCATGGGAGACGCAATGGGTTTTATTGTAGGCTGGTTGCGTGCGATATCATATGCCATTGCAGCCGCGGCAGTCTCTCTAGGATTCAGTTCCTATGTTGGTGTCCTGCTGCACACAGAGAATTTTCTGATTCCCATTTCAATAATACTGATAGTCGCAGTTGCGTTTGTTGATTATGCAGGTTTAAGGCTGGTTGCCCGCATCGAACAATACCTCGTCTTCATAACTGTCGGTGGACTCGCGGCTTTCATCGTCGCATCCCTTTTCTACGGTTCGTGGAAGGCATCATCGTTCACACCGCTTCTTCCCGGGGGCTTCTCCGGTCTCATTGTTGCCGCGTCGCTTGCATTCTTCGCATACTCAGGTTTCAACACAATAGCCACTCTGACGCCGGAAGTTGAGGACGGCCAGAGGAACGTGCCCCGGGCGATCATAATTTCATTGCTGATAAGTACAGTGCTGTACATTCTCGTCGTAGCGGGCATGCTTGCCATGATGCCGTGGACACTGTACGGCATAACTGCGAATCCGCTTTCAAACGCCATACAGTACTCTCATGCACCGCAGCTGCTGAATTATGTTGTTTCAGGTGTTGCAATAATAGCCACACTGACTGTCACGATGTCTCTTGTCGTGGCAGGCTCACGTACCCTTCTTCAGATGGCCGAAGACGGTATGCTGCCTTCCTGGGTCGCCGGTCGTCATGCAGACTCGCCAAGGAGAGGTGTGCTGGTCATCTGCATGCTTGCGGTGCTGTCCCTTTTCATTGGCAACCTCAAGTATATCGCGCTGGCCTCGAACTTCGGCGTTGTGTTCAGTTACGCGCTCACGGGACTCGCAGTCGTCATCCTCAGACGGAGGGGAGTCGGCGGAGCGTTTGAATCTCCCTTCTATCCAGCATTGCAGGTCGTATCGGTCGTACTGTCGTTTGTTGTTATGGCCGCACTTGGCGAACAGGCTCTCTATCTCGGCACATTGATGATACTCTCTGGAGTCATAACGTACGGTTTTGTCAGGGGACGCGCATCTCACAGGAGCATGGATGAGGGAACGTAG